The Arachis hypogaea cultivar Tifrunner chromosome 14, arahy.Tifrunner.gnm2.J5K5, whole genome shotgun sequence genome has a segment encoding these proteins:
- the LOC112741535 gene encoding protein CHUP1, chloroplastic, with the protein MREENNHPSENRSKVSKFADQNQPPKPQNPKGTTNNPIISRPRLSSSWGAHIVKGFAADKKSKIQSTIPTKKQHQQNLTTISDAVQNQKNQPPQSRVKRSLIGDLACSINGGAQVHPHGYPSHRRQSSTDLFTELDHMRGLLQESKERESKLHAELAECKKHNGEVDELVKKVALLEQEKHGLSEQLAALTRVSSESGEVVVKGEKDSSVQDLELEVVELRRVNKELQMQKRSLTCRLSSLESQLSCLAKSSESDIVAKIKAEASLLRVTNEDLSKQVEGLQMSRLNEVEELAYLRWVNSCLRNELKNTCSPMDSDKPSSPQPDVNSSSGDCVSSFSDQSNRYLNCGSSGNRFNLMKKPKKWPITSDNLSQVECPDSIIEKNWMESEVAGGPQRRHSISGLNCSEEEVVLSKRRQSDCFICTKEMEKEPSVPLLSVQQSGLEVVQREANKLLTCLDVEKRALRIPNPPPRPSCSISSKMKQESSAQIPPPPPPPPPPPPVNFTARSNTGTVKRAPQVVELYHSLMKRDSRRDSTNGALSDTTDVADVRSSMIGEIENRSSYLLAIKADIETQGEFVNSLIREVNNAVYQNIEDVVAFVKWLDDELCFLVDERAVLKHFDWPEKKADTLREAAFAYQDLKKLESEVSSYKDDPRLPCDVVLKKMVTLSEKMERTVYNLHRTRDSLMRNCKEFQIPLEWMLDNGIIGKIKLGSVKLAKRYMKRVAMELQAKSSLEKDSAMDYMLLQGVRFAFRIHQFAGGFDAETMHAFEELRSLASLLNKM; encoded by the exons ATGAGGGAAGAAAACAACCATCCATCAGAGAACAGGTCCAAAGTTTCAAAATTTGCAGACCAAAACCAACCCCCAAAGCCTCAAAACCCCAAAGGAACAACCAACAATCCAATCATCTCAAGGCCAAGGTTGTCTTCTTCATGGGGTGCCCATATTGTAAAAGGCTTCGCTGCAGACAAAAAATCCAAAATTCAATCCACAATCCCCACCAAAAAACAACATCAACAGAATCTGACAACAATCTCTGATGCTGTTCAAAACCAGAAGAACCAGCCACCACAATCTAGGGTCAAGAGGTCCCTCATTGGTGACTTGGCATGCTCTATTAATGGTGGAGCTCAGGTTCATCCACATGGTTACCCTTCACATAGGAGACAATCTTCCACTGATTTATTCACTGAGCTTGACCACATGAGGGGGCTATTGCAAGAATCAAAGGAGAGAGAGTCTAAGCTTCATGCAGAGCTTGCTGAGTGTAAGAAGCACAATGGTGAGGTTGATGAGCTTGTGAAGAAGGTAGCATTATTGGAACAAGAGAAACATGGCCTCTCTGAGCAACTTGCTGCATTGACCCGTGtctcttctgagagtggtgaaGTGGTGGTTAAAGGGGAAAAGGATAGTTCAGTGCAGGATCTTGAGCTTGAGGTTGTTGAGTTGAGGAGGGTCAATAAGGAGCTGCAGATGCAGAAGAGAAGTCTCACTTGCAGGCTCTCTTCTCTTGAATCTCAGTTGTCTTGTCTTGCCAAATCTTCAGAG AGTGACATTGTTGCCAAAATCAAAGCTGAGGCATCATTGCTAAGGGTCACCAATGAAGACCTGTCCAAACAAGTAGAAGGTTTACAAATGAGTAGATTAAATGAGGTTGAGGAGCTTGCATACCTGAGGTGGGTGAATTCATGTTTAAGAAATGAATTGAAGAACACATGCTCACCAATGGATTCTGATAAGCCATCTAGCCCCCAACCTGATGTGAATAGTAGTAGTGGAGATTGTGTTAGTTCCTTCTCTGATCAAAGCAATAGGTACCTAAACTGTGGTAGTAGTGGAAATAGGTtcaatttgatgaagaagccGAAAAAGTGGCCTATAACTAGTGATAATTTGTCACAAGTAGAATgtccagatagtattattgagAAGAATTGGATGGAATCTGAGGTAGCAGGAGGCCCCCAAAGACGACACTCTATTAGCGGATTGAATTGTTCAGAGGAAGAGGTAGTCCTGAGTAAGAGAAGACAATCGGATTGTTTTATATGTACCAAAGAAATGGAGAAGGAACCATCAGTGCCATTATTATCCGTTCAACAATCTGGTTTGGAGGTTGTCCAAAGAGAAGCTAACAAACTTTTGACTTGTTTGGATGTCGAGAAGAGGGCCTTGCGCATTCCTAATCCGCCTCCAAGGCCTTCATGTTCTATTTCTAGCAAAATGAAACAAGAGAGTTCTGCTCAAATTCCAcctcctccacctccacctcctccTCCACCACCTGTGAATTTCACAGCAAGAAGTAATACAGGGACAGTGAAACGAGCCCCACAAGTGGTGGAGTTGTACCATTCACTTATGAAGAGAGATTCTAGAAGGGATTCTACAAATGGAGCACTCTCAGATACAACTGATGTTGCAGATGTTCGGAGCAGCATGATTGGAGAAATTGAAAATCGGTCGTCATATTTGCTTGCT ATAAAGGCAGATATTGAAACTCAGGGAGAATTTGTGAATTCATTAATTAGAGAGGTGAACAATGCAGTTTACCAGAACATTGAAGATGTAGTGGCATTCGTGAAGTGGCTTGATGATGAACTCTGCTTCCTT GTAGATGAGAGGGCAGTCCTCAAGCATTTTGATTGGCCAGAGAAGAAAGCTGACACAttaagagaagcagcatttgcATATCAAGATTTGAAAAAGTTAGAATCTGAAGTTTCATCGTATAAGGATGATCCACGGCTACCTTGTGATGTCGTTCTAAAGAAAATGGTTACCTTATCCGAAAA GATGGAGCGTACCGTTTACAACCTTCATCGCACACGAGACTCTTTGATGCGTAACTGCAAGGAGTTTCAAATTCCTTTAGAATGGATGCTTGATAATGGAATCATTGGCAAG ATAAAGCTAGGATCGGTTAAATTGGCAAAAAGGTATATGAAAAGGGTGGCTATGGAACTACAAGCAAAGTCATCACTAGAAAAAGATTCAGCAATGGATTACATGCTTCTCCAAGGAGTGAGATTTGCTTTTAGGATCCATCAG TTTGCAGGAGGATTTGATGCAGAAACAATGCATGCATTTGAGGAACTTCGCAGCCTTGCCTCTTTACTTAACAAAATGTAA